The following are encoded together in the Bradyrhizobium algeriense genome:
- a CDS encoding SDR family oxidoreductase: MSIFDLTGRTAVITGGNGGIGLGIAQALNAQGCNVSIWGRNADKNKSAAATMSAGPGKVDTQICDVSDPASVKAAMKATLDTFGRVDGCFANAGIGGGGRRAFIDRTEEEWRKMFATNLDGVFHVFQAAARHMTERAEAGDRFGRLVATSSLASLFGTARNEHYAGTKAALNALCRALAVELARHGVTANAILPGWIKSDMTAGIMANDKFVANVLPRIPVRRFGEPTDFGGIAVYIMSKASSYHTADCFVIDGGYTAF; encoded by the coding sequence ATGAGCATCTTCGACCTTACCGGCCGCACGGCGGTCATCACGGGCGGCAATGGCGGTATCGGCCTTGGCATCGCGCAGGCGCTGAACGCGCAAGGCTGCAACGTCTCGATCTGGGGCCGCAACGCCGACAAGAACAAAAGCGCAGCCGCAACCATGTCGGCCGGTCCCGGCAAGGTCGATACCCAGATTTGCGACGTCTCCGATCCCGCTTCCGTCAAAGCCGCGATGAAGGCCACGCTCGATACGTTCGGCCGGGTCGACGGCTGTTTTGCGAATGCCGGTATTGGCGGCGGCGGACGGCGCGCCTTCATCGACCGCACCGAGGAGGAATGGCGAAAAATGTTCGCAACCAATCTCGACGGCGTCTTCCATGTGTTTCAGGCCGCCGCCCGCCACATGACCGAACGCGCCGAGGCCGGCGACAGATTCGGCCGGCTGGTCGCCACCTCGAGCCTGGCGTCGTTGTTCGGCACCGCACGCAACGAGCATTACGCCGGCACCAAAGCGGCGCTGAACGCGCTGTGCCGCGCGCTTGCGGTCGAACTGGCGCGGCACGGCGTCACCGCGAACGCGATCCTGCCCGGCTGGATCAAGAGCGACATGACCGCCGGCATCATGGCCAACGACAAGTTTGTCGCCAACGTGCTGCCGCGGATTCCCGTGCGCCGCTTCGGCGAGCCGACGGATTTCGGCGGCATCGCGGTGTACATCATGAGCAAGGCGTCGTCGTATCATACAGCGGATTGTTTTGTGATCGACGGCGGCTATACGGCGTTCTAG
- a CDS encoding VOC family protein, which yields MFSHVMIGTNDLEKAKAFYDALLGTLGVRPAKVDGHRIFYFTKTGVFSVSKPINGQAATPANGGTIGFAAESPEQADAWHAAGLANGGTSCENPPGVREGSAGKLYLAYLRDLDGNKICAMHRMAT from the coding sequence ATGTTTTCGCACGTGATGATCGGCACCAACGACCTGGAGAAGGCCAAGGCGTTCTATGACGCCCTGCTCGGCACGCTTGGCGTCCGGCCGGCCAAGGTCGACGGCCATCGCATTTTCTACTTCACCAAGACCGGCGTGTTCTCGGTGTCGAAACCGATCAACGGCCAGGCGGCGACGCCGGCGAACGGCGGCACCATTGGGTTTGCGGCTGAGTCTCCCGAGCAGGCCGATGCATGGCACGCCGCGGGCCTCGCCAATGGCGGCACCAGTTGCGAAAATCCGCCGGGCGTACGCGAAGGCAGCGCGGGCAAACTCTATCTCGCCTATTTGCGCGATCTCGACGGCAACAAGATTTGCGCGATGCATCGGATGGCGACGTAA
- a CDS encoding acyl-CoA dehydrogenase family protein, with the protein MDFNLPADLTAYLDELDRFIAREIKPLEEADDNIRFFDHRREWARTDFENGGLPRHEWEALLRKAKNLADAAGHLRFAIPKRYGGKDGSNLWMAVIREHFASKGLGLHNDLQNEHSIVGNLPIVTMLDRYGTDDQKAMIDGSITGKYRITFGLTEPEHGSDATHMETRAVQATRDNVKGWVINGQKMWTTGMHVATHCALFARTSGNDGDARGITCLLVPAKSPGVKVEEYMWTFNMPTDHPRVSFTDVFVPEDALFGEIGRGLSLAQCFVHENRIRQAASSLGAAVYCINESVKYARERKPFGKALAENQAIQWPLVELATQAEMLRLLIRKTAWEMDQLTQAQVEHTLSDRVSMCNFWANRLCCEAADRAMQVHGGMGYSRHKPFEHIYRHHRRYRITEGSEEIQKRKVAGFLFGYMGAGKH; encoded by the coding sequence TTGGATTTCAACCTGCCTGCCGACCTCACTGCCTATCTCGACGAACTCGACCGCTTCATCGCGCGCGAGATCAAGCCGCTGGAGGAGGCCGACGACAACATCCGCTTCTTCGATCATCGCCGCGAATGGGCGCGCACCGATTTCGAGAACGGCGGCCTGCCGCGGCATGAATGGGAAGCGCTGCTGCGCAAGGCCAAGAACCTTGCCGACGCCGCGGGCCATCTGCGCTTCGCGATTCCGAAGCGCTACGGCGGCAAGGACGGTTCCAACCTCTGGATGGCCGTGATCCGTGAGCATTTTGCCTCGAAAGGCCTCGGCCTGCACAATGATTTGCAGAACGAACATTCGATCGTCGGCAATTTGCCGATTGTAACCATGCTCGACCGCTACGGCACCGACGATCAGAAGGCGATGATCGACGGCTCGATCACAGGCAAGTATCGCATCACGTTTGGTCTCACCGAGCCCGAACACGGCTCCGACGCGACGCATATGGAAACCAGGGCCGTTCAGGCAACCCGTGACAACGTCAAGGGCTGGGTCATCAACGGCCAGAAGATGTGGACCACGGGCATGCATGTCGCGACCCATTGCGCGCTGTTTGCCCGCACGTCCGGCAATGACGGCGATGCGCGCGGCATTACCTGCCTGCTGGTGCCGGCCAAGAGCCCGGGCGTGAAGGTCGAGGAATACATGTGGACCTTCAACATGCCGACGGATCATCCGCGCGTCAGCTTCACCGATGTGTTCGTGCCTGAGGATGCGCTGTTCGGCGAAATCGGCCGCGGACTATCGCTGGCGCAATGTTTTGTGCACGAGAACCGCATCCGGCAGGCGGCAAGTTCGCTGGGCGCTGCGGTCTATTGCATCAACGAGAGCGTCAAATACGCGCGTGAGCGAAAACCGTTCGGCAAGGCGCTGGCTGAGAACCAGGCGATCCAGTGGCCGCTGGTCGAGCTTGCGACGCAGGCCGAGATGCTCAGGCTGTTGATCCGCAAGACCGCGTGGGAGATGGACCAGCTCACCCAAGCGCAGGTCGAGCACACGCTCTCCGACCGGGTGTCGATGTGTAATTTTTGGGCCAACCGCCTGTGCTGCGAAGCCGCCGACCGCGCCATGCAGGTCCACGGCGGCATGGGCTATTCACGCCACAAGCCGTTCGAACACATCTACCGCCACCACCGCCGCTACCGCATCACCGAGGGCAGCGAGGAAATCCAGAAGCGCAAGGTGGCAGGATTCCTGTTCGGCTACATGGGGGCGGGGAAGCATTGA
- a CDS encoding amidohydrolase, translating to MNPCVRSLAVSAALFAASLLPAYAELDVINLKKAIETSIASDYPKLDALYKELHAHPELAFQEVKTAARLAAEMRALGFEVTENVGKTGLVAIYKNGDGPTIMVRTELDGLPMEEKTGLDYASRDKTSWNGREVFVAHSCGHDIHMASWVGTAKTLLGLKDQWRGTLMFIAQPAEEIVAGAKAMLEDGLFTRFPKPDFGFALHANGAFAYGTVLYTVGAGSSTADGLYIKFRGRGGHGAVPQATIDPVMMAARFVVDVQSVVSREKDPTEFGVVSIGTIHGGTAVNIIPDDVVLAGTIRSFKPEVRAKMLAGIERTAKAVAAMSNAPEPVITITEGTKAVINDPGVVATAEKVLKAAFGDKLRPIPPVTPSEDYSEFINAGVPSMFFRIGVYEPERVAAAREGEGPQLPANHSPLFAPVPKPTIETGITAMTLAVLSASIRRPGTNNGAGR from the coding sequence ATGAATCCATGTGTCAGATCCCTGGCGGTATCAGCCGCATTGTTCGCAGCCAGCCTGCTACCGGCCTACGCAGAGCTCGACGTTATCAATCTCAAGAAGGCAATCGAGACGTCGATCGCGAGCGACTATCCAAAGCTCGACGCGCTCTACAAGGAGCTCCACGCCCATCCCGAACTTGCGTTTCAGGAAGTGAAAACCGCAGCCAGGCTCGCAGCCGAGATGCGCGCGCTCGGCTTCGAGGTCACCGAGAATGTCGGCAAGACCGGGCTGGTCGCCATCTACAAGAACGGCGACGGGCCGACCATCATGGTACGCACCGAACTCGACGGCCTGCCAATGGAAGAGAAGACCGGCCTCGATTATGCGAGCCGCGACAAGACCAGTTGGAACGGGCGCGAAGTGTTCGTCGCCCATAGCTGCGGCCATGACATCCACATGGCGAGCTGGGTTGGAACGGCGAAGACGCTGCTGGGCCTGAAAGACCAGTGGCGGGGCACGCTGATGTTCATCGCCCAGCCGGCGGAAGAAATCGTGGCGGGCGCCAAGGCGATGCTGGAGGACGGCCTGTTCACGCGATTTCCGAAGCCCGATTTCGGCTTTGCTTTGCACGCAAACGGCGCCTTCGCCTATGGCACCGTGCTCTATACCGTGGGCGCCGGCTCCTCGACTGCCGACGGCCTCTACATCAAATTCCGCGGCCGTGGAGGTCACGGCGCGGTGCCGCAGGCAACCATTGACCCCGTGATGATGGCCGCGCGCTTTGTCGTCGATGTTCAGAGTGTGGTCAGCCGCGAAAAGGATCCGACCGAATTTGGCGTTGTCAGCATCGGTACGATCCACGGCGGCACCGCAGTAAACATCATTCCCGACGATGTGGTGCTGGCAGGCACCATCCGCAGCTTCAAGCCGGAGGTGCGCGCCAAGATGCTCGCTGGTATCGAGCGGACAGCGAAGGCGGTCGCCGCCATGTCGAATGCGCCGGAGCCGGTGATCACGATCACCGAGGGCACCAAGGCCGTGATCAATGATCCCGGCGTGGTTGCCACGGCAGAAAAAGTGCTGAAAGCGGCGTTCGGCGACAAGCTCAGGCCAATACCGCCCGTCACGCCCAGCGAAGATTATTCGGAGTTCATCAACGCCGGCGTGCCCTCGATGTTCTTCAGAATCGGCGTCTACGAGCCGGAGCGCGTCGCTGCCGCCCGCGAGGGCGAAGGTCCGCAGCTGCCGGCCAACCACTCGCCCTTGTTCGCGCCGGTGCCGAAGCCGACCATCGAGACCGGGATTACCGCGATGACGCTCGCTGTTCTCAGCGCCTCGATCAGAAGGCCCGGCACAAATAATGGAGCCGGAAGGTAA
- the htpX gene encoding zinc metalloprotease HtpX: MSYFKTAILLAGLTGLFMGVGYLIGGATGALIALVIAAATNLFAYWNSDRMVLSMYGAHEVDQRTAPDLFNLVAELAGRAGLPMPRVFLMDEPQPNAFATGRNPQNAAVAVTTGLVQSVSREELAGVISHELAHIRNHDTLLMTITATIAGAISMLAQFGMFFGGNRDNNGPGIIGSIAMMILAPLGAMLVQMAISRTREYAADDLGARICGQPMWLASALSKIANAAHVVPNPEAERNPATAHMFIINPLSGHGMDNLFTTHPSTENRIAALQQLAAEMGAHGGTLSVNARGNYPRRSPWGRTSASRGPWG, encoded by the coding sequence ATGAGCTATTTCAAGACTGCCATTCTGTTGGCCGGTCTCACCGGCCTCTTCATGGGCGTCGGTTATCTGATCGGCGGCGCCACCGGTGCCCTGATCGCGCTCGTGATCGCGGCTGCGACCAATCTGTTCGCCTACTGGAATTCGGATCGCATGGTGCTGTCGATGTACGGCGCCCATGAGGTCGACCAGCGCACCGCGCCTGATCTTTTCAATCTCGTCGCCGAGCTGGCCGGGCGCGCCGGCCTGCCGATGCCGCGCGTGTTTCTGATGGACGAGCCGCAGCCCAACGCGTTTGCCACCGGCCGCAATCCGCAAAACGCGGCGGTCGCCGTCACCACCGGTCTGGTGCAGTCGGTCAGCCGCGAGGAGCTCGCTGGAGTGATCTCGCACGAGCTCGCGCATATCAGGAATCACGATACGTTGCTGATGACCATAACTGCGACGATTGCCGGCGCCATCTCGATGCTGGCGCAATTCGGCATGTTCTTCGGCGGCAACCGCGACAACAACGGCCCCGGCATCATCGGCTCGATCGCCATGATGATCCTGGCGCCGCTCGGCGCCATGCTGGTGCAGATGGCGATCAGCCGGACCCGCGAATACGCCGCCGACGATCTCGGCGCGCGCATCTGCGGCCAGCCGATGTGGCTGGCGTCGGCGCTGTCCAAGATCGCCAATGCCGCGCATGTGGTGCCGAACCCGGAAGCCGAGCGCAATCCGGCAACCGCGCACATGTTCATCATCAACCCGCTGTCGGGTCACGGCATGGACAATCTGTTCACGACGCACCCCTCGACCGAGAACCGCATCGCCGCGCTGCAGCAGCTCGCGGCGGAGATGGGCGCGCACGGCGGCACGCTTTCCGTCAACGCCCGCGGCAATTATCCGCGCCGCAGCCCGTGGGGCCGGACTTCCGCTTCGCGCGGTCCGTGGGGCTGA
- a CDS encoding phosphotransferase family protein: protein MIEEQLGRCVASWYPGATGVTGAAKLSGGASQETWTFDIAHAGGTTGAILRRAPPGYGASPGRAAGLDAEAVLMQLAHDAGLPSPRVMHVLKPEDELGTGFIMQRIEGETIARKILRDEQFAKARPILARQLGKVIAGIHGLPSSKLPKLREMSATKEIADLEREYRSFGWPRPVFELALRWLRERDPGPSEEVTLVHGDFRHGNLIIGPDGVRAVLDWELAHLGDPMEDLGWICVNSWRFGEIDRPVGGFGSREELFAGYEEAGRKADPDRVMFWEVMGTLRWGIMCCGMMQRFRSGPDHSMERAMIGRRSSETEIDLLRLLAPRGG from the coding sequence ATGATCGAGGAACAACTCGGACGCTGCGTCGCCTCCTGGTATCCGGGAGCGACCGGCGTGACTGGGGCCGCCAAACTCTCCGGCGGTGCCAGTCAGGAGACCTGGACGTTCGATATCGCGCACGCGGGCGGAACCACCGGCGCCATCCTGCGCCGGGCGCCGCCGGGCTATGGCGCGTCGCCGGGACGGGCCGCCGGCCTCGATGCCGAGGCTGTCTTGATGCAGCTCGCGCATGACGCCGGCCTGCCGTCGCCACGGGTGATGCATGTGCTGAAGCCCGAGGACGAACTCGGCACCGGCTTCATCATGCAGCGCATCGAGGGCGAGACCATCGCGCGCAAAATTCTTCGCGATGAGCAATTCGCCAAGGCGCGGCCGATTTTGGCGCGGCAGCTAGGCAAGGTCATAGCCGGCATTCACGGCTTGCCGTCATCCAAACTGCCGAAGCTGCGCGAGATGAGCGCGACAAAGGAGATTGCCGACCTCGAGCGGGAATACCGCAGTTTCGGCTGGCCACGTCCGGTGTTCGAATTGGCGCTGCGCTGGCTGCGCGAGCGCGATCCCGGGCCGTCGGAGGAGGTGACGCTGGTGCATGGCGACTTCCGCCATGGCAACCTCATCATCGGCCCCGACGGCGTGCGCGCGGTGCTGGACTGGGAGCTGGCGCATCTCGGCGACCCGATGGAGGATCTCGGTTGGATCTGCGTCAACTCATGGCGCTTCGGCGAGATCGACAGGCCGGTCGGCGGTTTTGGCTCGCGCGAAGAATTATTCGCGGGCTATGAGGAAGCCGGCCGCAAGGCCGACCCCGATCGCGTGATGTTCTGGGAAGTGATGGGCACGCTGCGCTGGGGCATCATGTGCTGCGGCATGATGCAGCGCTTTCGCTCCGGCCCCGATCACTCGATGGAGCGCGCCATGATCGGGCGGCGTTCGTCGGAGACGGAAATCGATTTGCTGAGATTGCTTGCTCCGAGAGGAGGGTAA
- a CDS encoding DUF6285 domain-containing protein — protein sequence MQDEPTPTELIKAVADFLRNEIAPVIKGHNAFKLRVGINALDLVTRQLALEQESDAAEAVRLKQLLGSDGSLIELNRELSEKIAKGEVDLQTPGLAEHLWQTTMDKLAVDQPSYASYKRELGNK from the coding sequence ATGCAGGACGAACCGACACCCACCGAACTGATCAAGGCGGTCGCGGACTTCCTCCGCAACGAGATCGCGCCCGTCATCAAGGGCCACAACGCCTTCAAGCTCCGCGTCGGCATCAACGCGCTGGACCTGGTCACGCGGCAACTAGCGCTGGAGCAGGAGAGCGACGCCGCGGAGGCCGTGCGGCTGAAGCAGTTGCTCGGCTCGGACGGTTCGCTGATCGAGTTGAACCGCGAGCTATCGGAAAAAATTGCAAAAGGCGAGGTCGATCTACAGACGCCCGGGCTCGCCGAGCATCTCTGGCAAACCACGATGGACAAGCTCGCCGTCGATCAGCCGAGCTACGCGTCGTACAAGAGGGAGCTGGGGAATAAGTAG
- a CDS encoding enoyl-CoA hydratase-related protein has protein sequence MDLKFSKVTRKGPITIITLSRPEVYNALHIDAHFELNKVFDDFSADPAQWVAIVTGAGDKAFCAGNDLKWQAAGGKRGWDKGGFAGLTSRFDCDKPIIAAVNGVALGGGFEIALACDLIIASENATFALPEPRVGLAALAGGVHRLPRQIGLKRAMGMILTARHVSAKEGLDLGFVNEVVPAGEALAAAERWAETICKNSPMSIRASKQAIQRGLDGSLEQAIAEQREYPAVKAMAASQDYIEGPKAFAEKRPPKWLGK, from the coding sequence ATGGATCTGAAATTCTCCAAGGTAACGCGCAAGGGCCCGATCACGATCATCACGTTGTCGCGGCCCGAAGTGTACAATGCGTTGCATATCGACGCGCATTTCGAACTCAACAAGGTGTTCGACGATTTCTCCGCGGACCCTGCGCAATGGGTCGCGATCGTCACCGGCGCCGGCGACAAGGCCTTTTGCGCCGGCAACGATCTGAAGTGGCAGGCGGCGGGAGGAAAGCGCGGCTGGGACAAGGGCGGTTTTGCCGGCCTCACCTCGCGGTTCGACTGCGACAAGCCGATCATTGCCGCCGTCAACGGCGTCGCGTTGGGCGGCGGTTTTGAAATCGCGTTGGCGTGCGACCTCATCATTGCCTCGGAGAATGCCACCTTCGCGCTGCCCGAGCCGCGCGTTGGCCTCGCGGCCCTCGCCGGCGGCGTGCACCGCCTGCCGCGGCAGATCGGGCTGAAGCGCGCCATGGGCATGATCCTCACCGCCCGCCACGTCTCGGCCAAGGAGGGACTCGATCTCGGTTTTGTAAATGAGGTGGTTCCGGCCGGCGAAGCGCTGGCGGCGGCCGAGCGCTGGGCGGAGACGATCTGCAAGAACTCGCCGATGTCGATCCGCGCCTCCAAGCAGGCGATCCAGCGCGGGCTTGACGGATCGCTGGAGCAGGCGATCGCCGAGCAGCGCGAGTACCCGGCCGTGAAGGCGATGGCGGCCTCGCAGGACTACATCGAGGGGCCGAAAGCGTTTGCGGAGAAGCGGCCGCCGAAATGGCTGGGGAAGTGA
- a CDS encoding enoyl-CoA hydratase/isomerase, whose protein sequence is MQFKHVTLDFDGPVAILKLDHQEVMNAVSMDMLGGLGEALDAIEDKREEVRCLVLTGAGRAFCTGANLQGRNKPGKSNAGSSLEIGFHPFLRRLRRLHCPIVSAVNGPAAGAGMSFALMGDMIVCARSSYFLQAFRRIGLVPDCGSTWLLPRMIGKARSVELSLMGERLPAEKALEWGLINRVHDDAVLMEEAMKLAHELANGPTIALSLIRKLYWDSPENSFEDQLNLEFESQRIAGAAEDFKEGVAAFLEKRPAKFKGK, encoded by the coding sequence ATGCAGTTCAAGCACGTCACGCTCGATTTCGATGGCCCGGTCGCCATTCTCAAGCTCGACCATCAGGAGGTCATGAACGCGGTCTCGATGGACATGCTGGGCGGCCTCGGCGAGGCGCTCGACGCGATCGAGGACAAGCGGGAGGAGGTGCGCTGCCTCGTGCTGACCGGCGCCGGGCGCGCGTTCTGCACCGGCGCCAATCTGCAGGGCCGCAACAAGCCCGGCAAGAGCAACGCCGGCTCCTCGCTGGAAATCGGCTTCCATCCGTTCCTGCGGCGCTTGCGCCGGCTGCATTGCCCGATCGTGTCGGCGGTCAATGGTCCCGCCGCCGGCGCCGGGATGAGCTTCGCTTTGATGGGCGACATGATCGTATGCGCGCGCTCGTCCTATTTCCTGCAGGCGTTCCGCCGCATCGGCCTGGTGCCGGATTGCGGCTCGACCTGGCTGCTGCCGCGCATGATCGGCAAGGCGCGCTCGGTCGAATTGTCCTTGATGGGCGAGCGGCTGCCGGCCGAGAAGGCGCTGGAATGGGGCCTCATCAACCGCGTCCATGACGATGCTGTCTTGATGGAGGAGGCGATGAAGCTCGCGCATGAACTCGCCAATGGGCCGACGATCGCGCTGTCGCTGATCCGAAAGCTCTATTGGGACAGCCCGGAAAATTCCTTCGAGGATCAGCTTAACCTCGAATTCGAATCGCAACGCATCGCGGGCGCGGCAGAGGATTTCAAGGAAGGCGTCGCCGCGTTCCTGGAAAAGCGTCCCGCCAAGTTCAAAGGGAAATGA